The genomic segment ttaatcattttttttttcagattgaaaacTAAATGGTTACATTTCCACCAGTATTTTCAGAAATGCATTTACAgtggaaaggttttttttttttataatgtgtgtttttgtttttttttgtaaaatgtattgccaACAATAGTGCACTTTTCTATACTATatggcaaaaaaaagaaaaaaataataataagattacAGTCGTGCAGCTGTTGGTATGGCTCAGCACTGCTCTGACCTTTCCAAGCATTACTGTAAGCTCCTAACCCACGTGGTTTTAAGGTCATCTCTCCCACGCAGTCACTCTTCTGGTCTACCGAACCTCAGAAAAAGCATTCACTTTGTATGCAATCCGATCATATTTTCTGGCTCCAACTGAGTATGATGGGACAGAAATGGTTCACAGCTGTAATGCCGCTTTGTCACTGAGGGCTTTATTTTGAAGTGAGTGTTTGccccattttttttctgaaaggaatattTAACAACTCAAAACAACCATTTAAGTTATCAGTAACTACAACACAAGTTATTCATTactaattttatatttattgcCATTAAAAAAAGCTATTTGAATGCTTCAAAACTGGACCCTGGATGTTCTGCAGGATTGTCTTAACAGttctataaaataaacagaagtgTTCCTAGACTTTTGCCTAACTTGTCCGTGTATCTTGCAGTGTAATAACTGTGAAGAAAGCTTAGAACAGGTAAAGCTAAATATTGCTCACAGCCCATGTTTCCTCCTTGGATATGTAAATGAGCATTTCTATCTGGTTGACAGGGTTTTATTGCAATTTGAACCTGGTTAACAATGTCTTTTATTGCTATTTAAAACATCTCTTTTTACATTACAGATGTTTTTACCTTTCaataatgatttgtttatttatttattttttaaagcaaaacttTTTATTTGAATGTTCTACTGCATCTAATGGAGCTTCCTGATTAGTGGACACATGCTGTACAGTAGCTCTTCACTCTTTTGATAGTTTTACTGTCAAACACTCCTACTGTGATTAAAGGGCACTTATAAAAACAGTGTTAAAGTGCCATTAGTGTTGTATGAATTTATTATTTCAAGTGTTTATGTTAATGTTTTCTTTCATCTTTCTGAAACATGCACAACAGAAAGACTCGCTTCAAAGGGTatgttttgtatttatgaaatgtatttcaaataataataatactgaagtgTAACTTACAGTTCCAGTACCAGTAGTCCTGTTGCTTCAAATGTACACACTATCCTGGAAAGCACTGTAATGAgctgtttaaattatattttgcCCAGCCCAAACTTCTGAAGAGGCCTTGACAGGCAGGTTTCATTTTCTCTgtgtacaataaaaaatgtgttttaataaacttCAGTACAAAATCTGCTGCACACAGGTTATTACCACGAgtgatatttttttaatgcatcgtCCTGGGTTCTGTATATTTGGTGGGCTTTCACTTGCAGTCAGATGCACCATTATTTATTATGTCTTGTTCTGTACTGTTTTACTGTATGTTAGCTTCAATTCTTGCTGTTATATAACATTTgtatatgtcttttttttttttttacaactgacTAATTGACACTGAACAGACTGTTGACACAGTAAACCCTACCTTTTTCCAGCATAATTGCATGGACTACAGTAGGCTAATATTTGAATAGGAACTTTACATATAACAGATCCACGATTGTGTGCAGGTCATCTCATCTCGCCAGGGAAgatcagagagacacacactccccccaaccccccaccctttttttttttaaactacaaactTGAAAACAAAAATTTAAATTCTCCTGCTTGCAATTAATAGGTGACTTCCCAGGAGAAGCACATTCTTTAcagtatttgaaaatgtatggaTAATAGAAAGTAGCACGTTCAAGTGGTGAGATTGAAAAGGTTTCAGTAGGGCTAATATGGGTATTTACAACCTCTTGGTTTGTTGTTTCCAAAGGGGGAAACAAATTGGTGTGCAAGTTATGTTCTGAATGCATGTTCTGCTTTTGCTAATGATACACATCGCTCTCTATTGTTTTTCAGGAGAAATCAACCTGTGAGCCGGCCTCACTCTTGGCACTCCACCAAGTTCACAGAGAGCCAATCCGAAGCTGCCCCTGCTGTCTGGCCCACCAGATACGATGCAAGGTGAATCTGCACggctaaaaataaatgaatagatagATATTCTGTTAGCACATACAATACAACCCCTATAATAAGACAAAGAATATGAATAATAAGAAATTGAGTAATGACTAATAATCCACCCTAATTCATACCCAGGCTACACTGCTCCATTTACACCCTGAtccttttttgtgtttctggcaGAGCTTGCACATCATACCACCCCTTTTGCTTGCTGtaaaaaagccccccccccccgacacataACATCATACCCACTATcagagtgtttcttttttttacgcAGTGGTCCCTCTTATggttcattgtcactatttttgctttgtaaataatcggttatttttttagcagtcattttaatgtTTCAGCCCCTTctactctctgattggttaaatgtagtgtcaagacgtaacacagttGTTCCAAGATTGTGTTGTACAACCTGAGCTCTGTTGTTGCACTTTGCTCAAATGTAATGCTAATGTTCAAATGTAAGTTAATTCTTTTCCCTTTTCTAAATGTTCATCTTTATGAAAACGGCCTGAACAGCAGTATGCAGCagattataaaaatacaatactaaatGATTAGCAATAATTCTTCCTCAAAAATATCCTTTGACGGGTTTCTGCATTTATGTTGCACAATTCATGAAGCAACCTCTTGAATGTGTGTCTCTCAAGgaaattattattaggcttccctTCGTTCTGCTTTATTGAACTGCAACCATACAAACTCTTGGTTTATTATATCAAAAGTAaccttttaaacagaaaatatatttagATCCACACAAACACTTGCCAGGGAATTATGTTCTTCAGAAATATTATAAACCAgggatgtgcaaaaaaaaaatgtaaaaaaaaaaaaaaaaaaaagaattagagaAGTTATTGTATGCTTGTGGGCATACAGTAATTTGCTAAGCTTGTAAAGTCTCTAACTAATGCATTATAGAAAGCATATATGTAAAATGAACATACCATGTTGTTGCATATTCCTGGTAAATACAATGTAGAAGTATGaatatacatttaataaatgcctttttctctttatttctaGTTTGTCTTCACATGACCTGTCTAACTCATGGGATCAGACGAACCTGCAGCGAGTTTCCGATCAGTTCAGCTCCCTGGGCAGCATGGACAGCCTAGACCATTCCTCCCACAGCTGCCAGCATGGACAACTCTCTCCCACCAACAACAGCATCGACAACCTGGGAGGAGGCAGCGGTggaggcagcagcagcaagcGGGATTCGGCTTATAGCTCTTTCTCCACCACCTCCAGCACCCCAGACTACACTTTGTCCAAGAGCAACGCAGCTTCCACTGAGAACATGCTGTTTAAAGTGGGCCAGTGTGACTCCGGAAGGTATGGAAATAGGAGGCACAGCCAGAGCCTGAATGAGAACAGCAGATTGGATGACAGGCAGGGATATCTGCAGCTGCCGGCTAGGAATGGGGGCAGAGAAAGCCCAAGGACAGAAGAGCAGCCTGGATCACGGCACTCCAGCTCAGGGAAGTTCAGCTTCGGCCCGGTGTGGCACGTCCCTGAAAAGAAGAAGAGAGCTCCCTCACCGCCACCTCCCCCGCCTCCGGTCCGCAGCGATAGCTTTGCAGCTACCAAAGTTCATGAAAAAGGTCTCCTCCCGCCTTACTCGGAGAGATCTGCCCCCCAGAACGTTCAAAAACCTCAACCCAGGGTTGCAGACGGGCCACCTATCGAAGCTGCAGACTATCAGCAGAAGCTCATCCGTGTCAGTGAAAGAGGACCTGATGCAAGAAGGAGCTATAACCCTCCTCCCAAGAACGATTCTCCCTCTTCTTACCTATCGATGGACAGCTACAATAACAACCAGTTAAATGCTAACCGGTTACAGTCTTTGTCAAGCACAGATGTACAGATTGGCCAACCTCCCAATGCATATGTGGCCCACCACCAGCGGCAGTACAGTGATGAAAGCACTTTATATACCCACACTCGATCTACTGCAGTACCAAAGCAACAGAGTGTTAGCAGCTATTATAGCAGCATGCAAGAGTTACCGACTGACAACTTGAATCAGTACTCTAATCAGGCCCAAGTCAGGACCTCTAGTGCTTCCTTGGCCAGTCCTCCTACAGAGCAAAATATGGAGAGTGTTGGGCATAGCAGATATTACTGCGTTACAGCAAGGCAGCCAGCCCAGTCGGTCTCTCAGGCATCACTGGTGAAAGTTGAAAACTGGAAAGGTAGCACAGGGACAGAGTCAGCCCAGGGACTAAGTGAAAGAAACTCTGCTGCACCCACAAAGGTCCAGAAACCAAAATACCCGCTACCTCACCCTGGTGGTGCTACCTCACAGGAGAACAATGGATATTATCGGCTGGAGGACAGTCATGACAGGTCTCCAGCATCTGTGGAAGAGATGCCATTAGTAAAACCCAATGTAGATGAAAGGGGAAGCCAAAAGAGTAACAATGGATATCGTTTAGAATCTCATTACATTGGCTTTACCCAAGAGCCACAGTGGCCAGAAGATGAAGGCAAGATTTGTCCACAGAAAACCCCAATGTTGCACTCCCTAGCTCAAGAGAGCAAACATTTAGCCTCCAAACAGATGGAGCCTCCAAACAGTCGCAGGCAGGATGCTTTAGACCCCCTTGCCACAAAACAACAGCGACGGAGCGACCGATATGCCACAACATTACGTAATGAAATTCAAACGAGAAGAGCCAAGCTGCAGAAAAGCAAAAGTGACGCCACCCTGACGGGTCCCAACGAGGTTGAAGAGGAAGCTGAAAGCTGGAAGGAGGAGTCAGCTGAGAAGTCCACATCATCTTCAGATGGCTCCTTCAACAACACTTACAAGGATCACCTGAAGGAAGCTCAGGCCAGAGTTCTTGGGGCTACATCTTTCAGGAGACGGGATCTGGAGCCTGTATTGCCTGAGCATCCAGCAAGCCCATCTGATACTTTGCCCTGTTACCCCACAGCGACATCATCTCATCCACATAAAGATGTAAATCCCCAACTTGGCTTCCCTGAGGCCCCACAAATCCCTGCAGCTTCTGGTGGTGCTTCCCACAAGTCTCGCATTGGTGGCAGGAAACGGTTCACAGCTGAACAGAAAGTCAGGTCCTACTCTGAGCCAGACAAGATGCACGAGGTGGGAGTGGGCAAGACCCACCATCATTCCAATATCCAAAATGATAAGTTCACTACTTTTGCAGATCGACGCAAATTCTTTGAGTCAACCAGCAAGCCTGCATTCCTAAAACCAGCAAACAGGCCAAACCAACAGGGCTCCTTCGATGAACAAAGTGAGGTCAGATCTTCCAGAAAACTGCACCCTAATGAGACTGAGGAGTCTTGGTATGAGCGGAGAGCCCGTGCTGCCTCCTTTGGCTACGAAAGCTCTCTGGGAGCTCTTCACGAGGATAAAGATAGCTTTAGGGATATAAACAAAAAGTACTCGGACAGATATATGATGCTGGAACAGCAGCGGTTAGGTACTTTTGCAGAGTATGAGGCTACCTGGAATGAGCAAAGGAAGCCATCAGAAGCAAAGACCTCTGGAATGTACCACTCTGCAGACAACATCCTGGATTCAGGGGTCGAAGAGCATAGTAGACCTCAGTACGTGCATGAAAGGTCCAGGTCATCTCCGTCTGCAGATTTCTATGGAAAGGTaaactgatttttaaatgttCCTATCCGTTTAAGACGTTTTATCGATTTACTTTCGGTAGTCCTTTTTAACTGAATCTCTGTGCTATTCGCTTTCATTGGTATTCCAAATAATGTTATCCTATGATAACAGGACACTGTACAGTTTCAATTACAaacgtcacaaaggctcccacTTGCATCTTTCTGTTGCAAAGTACTGACTGATTCGGTTAAATTCAGAAGTTGAACATAATATCTTGCGAGGCAGAGCCATAAAACTTATGACATTTGTTTTGTAAGTATTGTCGAAAGCAGCAACGACAGAGCAGTAAACTCCAAATGCAAATGgctatataattaatataaatcTGTAATATCAACAGAAGTAACACTGTTGCCTTGTCCATCCCTGATTTTGAATCTGAATTTTAACGTTTTAAACATGTTACAATGAGTCTCTGTAAAAATTGGCTGTAGTCTGTATGTCTCTTGCAGCATATTGTTGTAATTATTatcctaaataaaaaataaatgtactactGTCTGAGCAGCGCTATAGAGGAGTTAGACCTTCACTACCATATATCACTATCCTGAAATAATGTTGTGTACTATTGTACCGGTATATCATGCAAAATGAAACTGTAATTAAAATACTGCCAGGTTAGTTTGTGTACTGAATTTTTATAATccaattgtattaatttatacAGCATTGAAAACCTAAATTTCCTGTCCCCACAAGTGCCACGACCTAGTGCACAGTGCCCTAAAAGAAAAGCCAGTGGAAAGACACTGCGTGCCTCCTTCATAGTCCAAATAGGTTATTGGAAACTGGGTTTAACTgacctttttattaaaatatgaaaatctaTTTGGAGACAACCTATCGCTTGaaggtacagtgcctatagtaagtattcaccccccttggacattttcacagtttgttgtgttacaacctgaaatcttgatgcatttaaatgttttttttttcctttgatttacacaacctactcaacactttgaagaggcaagagaatttttattgtgaaacaacagttaatgaataaaaaactgaaatgtcttggttagataagtattcacccccctgagtccaTACTTGTCTATACAATTACAGCTATGAGTCTTTTGGGTTAAGTCTCTCCCAAGTTTGCACacctggatcgtgcaatattcacccattcttcttgtatttagctccatccattttgccctctactctgacaagcttcccagtccctgccgatgaaaagcatccccatagcatggtgctgccaccaccatgcttcacaatagggatggtgttacctgggtgatgtgctgtgtttggtttgcgccagacataacgctttgcatttaggccaaatagttcaatttttgtttcatcggaccacagaatcttttgccacatcttttcagagtctctcacatgcctttttgcaaattctaagcaggattttacatgggcttttttcagaaatggcttccttcttgccactcttccatacaggccagatttgtgtacctgagctattgttgacacatggacagtttcttccatctcggccatggaacgctgtaggtctttcagagtcatcattggcctcttgctggcttctctgaccaatgcccttctaacccggctgctcagtttgggaggacggcctgctctaagcagattctgggtggtgccgtatacctttccacttcttaatgatcgacttgactgtgctccaagagatattcaatgccttttgaaatctttttatacccctcccctgatctgtgcctttccacaactttatcccagagttgttttgaaagcaccttggactttatggtagtatctttgctttgaatgcactacccaactgtgggaccttacagagacaggtgtatttaatctgaaatcatgtgaaccacttttattgcacagatggactccatttaacttattgtgtgaattctgaaggcaattggttgcacctgagcttatttaggagtgtcagaCAGGGTGAATACtaatctaatgaagacttttcaggtttttatttttaattgatttgttttttcaccccccccccccccccattttttcacacattgaaagtgttgagtaggttgtgtaaatcaaaggaaaaaatccagtttaaatgcatcaagatttcaggctgtaacacaacaaactgtgaaaacatccaaggggggtgaatacttgttATAGGCACTGTGTACATGTCTGTAGCTTGCAAGACGGAAACTGTAAATTTTACAATATTCCAGCCAGATTGACAGGCCACGTgactaattaaaataataaaacattcagGTTTAGTCATTAATCCAAATTCGTAAATGTTGACACACCCAGTGAACAAGGAGTAGGTGTAGTTGCAAAATACAACTTCTCACATGATAAGCTGAATTAAATAAGAATTGTATTacattgcatattttatttttctttatgccAAGGCAGAACAAGTCCTCAAGAAAGAGGTTTCATAATAAAAGGTCTTTCAGTTTGAAGCTCTCGGTCTGTTATAGATTATCTTATGttgacaaatctttttttttttcccagaacgTTGTTGTGCAAGCAAAGAAGAAAGCTGAAAATTTTCAAACAGACCAAAAACTTCCTGGGGCTAAAAGCACAGATTGCAACATTTCTATAGCAAGGTAAGGAAACGGAATATGAAAGTATTTTTTTGCATGGTGTGCCATTTCAGAAACAACTTTTAAATCGATATCTACAATTCTTTGTCTAAGCCCTTTAAGAATTTTATGATGCATATTTCCAACAGTATGAGAGTTATGTTTCTATGCATAAGATAATGCATTAAGAAGAATCTGTTGGGTACAGTTCATAAGTAGATAAATTAATTGTATTCTCTCATTAGGCTTGTATCACTTGCAGGGTTGCATTTAGTTAGTTGTATTTTCGGATAGTCGAATGTAActgcttgtgtttttaatatttctaatACAGAGTTGCAGTTTTTAAACCAAAATAGAGTATAGTTTAGCATTGTTATTGCAGATTTTGTGAATTCGCTTGACTGTTTTAATCCCAGCGATGCTGGTTCATTTGGTTTAGAAAAGCTGGGTGTCCGAAAAGGATTTTCTTCTGATATTATCTGAGAACTTTGTACTACAGCTCAGTTTGCCATATAGCTTGTGTGTCTAATACTGATGAATTACTGAGTAGGTGGATCATGGTTTTTATGACTGCATTCATTAGTAGATCTCCTAACAGTGGGTGCCAGTGGGAGTATAATACACCTACGCTTGTACTTTGGTTTTGCTTGTGCAGAACAATTGTGTCATTTATAACCGGGTAATCCACGTCAATCACATGGCTGAGAACCAGCTGTAAAAACAGTCTTTCATATAGAAAGTATTTGGTGGTGTTAGGCCAAAGAGTGTAGGTACAACTCGTAGAGGGAAGGCACTGTATCAATAATGCTCAGGTGGGTCTAccagggcagcagtatggagtagtggttagggctctggactcttgaccggagtgtcgtgggatcaatccccggtcggggacactgctgctgtacccttgagcaaggtactttacctagattgctccagtaaaaaaaaaaaaaaaaactgtataaatgggtaattgtatgtaaaaataatgagctatcttgtaacaattgtaagtcgccctggataagggcgtcagctaagaaataaataataataataataataataataatcaacattgATTATTTAAAGCTGTGGTAGTCTTTAGGTTATAACACCAAAATGAACTCTTTCATTATTTGGGCTCAGAAAATCCCTGGTaactaaatatatttaaaatcacTGGGATGTCATTAACccaaaattatttttctttaaaaaaataaaataaaataaaaaattaggtactaaaatcattaaaaaaaaaaaaaaaaaaaaaaaaaaaaaaggttatttttagaaaatgttttatgATTTTAAGTGTAAATATATAATGTAGGTATCAAAAGCGTAACCTTGATGCAGAAACATAGCATCACTTATTCAGTGTTTTAACTTTTATTTGTACTGTCCGTTGTTGCTCTGCACACAAGACTCATTATGAGGCTGGCATGGATACCATTAGAACTTGCCATTGATAAAATACAGTAAGTAGCTGTAGTATCCTTATTCTTATTAAACTTTCTTTTAATCAGCTTAACCATTTATATGGTGTCTTCATAGTTTCTGTCTTCTGATTTAAGTTCTTATGGGTATAGATGCATTACTTTTGAATTTATTGTcataatgtttggtacacagctgtattctttgattcttTCTGTCGAGTTCTGTTACCGGTGATGTCCACTGAAAATAGCTGCCACGTTGTTTTAACCACTGGCCATATCAATAGCCTTACATTTGTCCCCCGgtcatgctttgtttttgttcacttaaaaaaaaaaaaaaaaaaaaaaaaaagggtttactGTGAATACTGCAAATTGACACCTGCTAGAATATCAAATGTTTAATAC from the Acipenser ruthenus chromosome 9, fAciRut3.2 maternal haplotype, whole genome shotgun sequence genome contains:
- the LOC117405284 gene encoding protein Shroom2-like isoform X4, whose protein sequence is MMKEKSGFENRNTLVYIRQQKWKMKMVDIVAQKMPSETDVHVARSFLTKILRSSMRKTRFKGRNQPVSRPHSWHSTKFTESQSEAAPAVWPTRYDASLSSHDLSNSWDQTNLQRVSDQFSSLGSMDSLDHSSHSCQHGQLSPTNNSIDNLGGGSGGGSSSKRDSAYSSFSTTSSTPDYTLSKSNAASTENMLFKVGQCDSGRYGNRRHSQSLNENSRLDDRQGYLQLPARNGGRESPRTEEQPGSRHSSSGKFSFGPVWHVPEKKKRAPSPPPPPPPVRSDSFAATKVHEKGLLPPYSERSAPQNVQKPQPRVADGPPIEAADYQQKLIRVSERGPDARRSYNPPPKNDSPSSYLSMDSYNNNQLNANRLQSLSSTDVQIGQPPNAYVAHHQRQYSDESTLYTHTRSTAVPKQQSVSSYYSSMQELPTDNLNQYSNQAQVRTSSASLASPPTEQNMESVGHSRYYCVTARQPAQSVSQASLVKVENWKGSTGTESAQGLSERNSAAPTKVQKPKYPLPHPGGATSQENNGYYRLEDSHDRSPASVEEMPLVKPNVDERGSQKSNNGYRLESHYIGFTQEPQWPEDEGKICPQKTPMLHSLAQESKHLASKQMEPPNSRRQDALDPLATKQQRRSDRYATTLRNEIQTRRAKLQKSKSDATLTGPNEVEEEAESWKEESAEKSTSSSDGSFNNTYKDHLKEAQARVLGATSFRRRDLEPVLPEHPASPSDTLPCYPTATSSHPHKDVNPQLGFPEAPQIPAASGGASHKSRIGGRKRFTAEQKVRSYSEPDKMHEVGVGKTHHHSNIQNDKFTTFADRRKFFESTSKPAFLKPANRPNQQGSFDEQSEVRSSRKLHPNETEESWYERRARAASFGYESSLGALHEDKDSFRDINKKYSDRYMMLEQQRLGTFAEYEATWNEQRKPSEAKTSGMYHSADNILDSGVEEHSRPQYVHERSRSSPSADFYGKNVVVQAKKKAENFQTDQKLPGAKSTDCNISIARLSDGGHKECKSDEKLPVNDQRTEDKRRSTSRQTQPEQLLRPSAENRERAVTLPSDYGYIIQEGETEFKNRDFNKAVPTYLESHTLNNNHIRSQSTGLESQSTNITAAPYNKKKGPVPQRPPLPKLDKYKRQDIPSSLIDSSESLLSSQRAVGLCSPSIEGPLSTIPAPALNTTSTAAEPAPAASQSGDNQHGKVLANEHRTVEKPNVVQHTTTSSKYPCLLKPSVDVPRSPSPQFAPQRLTDKPPVSIKNEAPSRIEKVMENNTTVKMVPIKILHSESHSEKESRQYLLHNIEPISVPDQQEKDQIKTLGTKEQSYSLFCAYTRQKEEQMKEEQDRTCDVAQNELLWAEVKDGVSLSPANNAVKANDRAVDDLKTEELAREIVGKDRSLADILDPNIKMKTTMDLMEGIFPKDEQLLEEAQQRRKILPKQNSPKPVEEKKNEESAASLATSSSYYNTSAPKAELLIKMKDMQEQIVEEEEGSEDELDHDLSEKKQELIDSISRKLQVLREARESLQEDIQANIALGEEVEEIVKQVCKPNEFDKFRMFIGDLDKVVSLLLSLSGRLARVENALNNLDETASTEEKRTLTDKRKLLIRQHEDAKELKENLDRRERVVFDILASYLNEENLADYEHFVKMKSALIIEQRKLEDKIKLGEEQLKGLTDSLPLESRQLEHRITF
- the LOC117405284 gene encoding protein Shroom2-like isoform X1 is translated as MDIADHRRTDQRFTDKNQRLVRGIVDQQGVEIFSVMEPKAADTEGTSLVEVVLTGGAPWGFTLKGGLEHREPLLITKVEEGSKAAAAGKLQAGDEIVSINEFLTEYRQEAICLVKGSHKSLTLVVKRKMKMVDIVAQKMPSETDVHVARSFLTKILRSSMRKTRFKGRNQPVSRPHSWHSTKFTESQSEAAPAVWPTRYDASLSSHDLSNSWDQTNLQRVSDQFSSLGSMDSLDHSSHSCQHGQLSPTNNSIDNLGGGSGGGSSSKRDSAYSSFSTTSSTPDYTLSKSNAASTENMLFKVGQCDSGRYGNRRHSQSLNENSRLDDRQGYLQLPARNGGRESPRTEEQPGSRHSSSGKFSFGPVWHVPEKKKRAPSPPPPPPPVRSDSFAATKVHEKGLLPPYSERSAPQNVQKPQPRVADGPPIEAADYQQKLIRVSERGPDARRSYNPPPKNDSPSSYLSMDSYNNNQLNANRLQSLSSTDVQIGQPPNAYVAHHQRQYSDESTLYTHTRSTAVPKQQSVSSYYSSMQELPTDNLNQYSNQAQVRTSSASLASPPTEQNMESVGHSRYYCVTARQPAQSVSQASLVKVENWKGSTGTESAQGLSERNSAAPTKVQKPKYPLPHPGGATSQENNGYYRLEDSHDRSPASVEEMPLVKPNVDERGSQKSNNGYRLESHYIGFTQEPQWPEDEGKICPQKTPMLHSLAQESKHLASKQMEPPNSRRQDALDPLATKQQRRSDRYATTLRNEIQTRRAKLQKSKSDATLTGPNEVEEEAESWKEESAEKSTSSSDGSFNNTYKDHLKEAQARVLGATSFRRRDLEPVLPEHPASPSDTLPCYPTATSSHPHKDVNPQLGFPEAPQIPAASGGASHKSRIGGRKRFTAEQKVRSYSEPDKMHEVGVGKTHHHSNIQNDKFTTFADRRKFFESTSKPAFLKPANRPNQQGSFDEQSEVRSSRKLHPNETEESWYERRARAASFGYESSLGALHEDKDSFRDINKKYSDRYMMLEQQRLGTFAEYEATWNEQRKPSEAKTSGMYHSADNILDSGVEEHSRPQYVHERSRSSPSADFYGKNVVVQAKKKAENFQTDQKLPGAKSTDCNISIARLSDGGHKECKSDEKLPVNDQRTEDKRRSTSRQTQPEQLLRPSAENRERAVTLPSDYGYIIQEGETEFKNRDFNKAVPTYLESHTLNNNHIRSQSTGLESQSTNITAAPYNKKKGPVPQRPPLPKLDKYKRQDIPSSLIDSSESLLSSQRAVGLCSPSIEGPLSTIPAPALNTTSTAAEPAPAASQSGDNQHGKVLANEHRTVEKPNVVQHTTTSSKYPCLLKPSVDVPRSPSPQFAPQRLTDKPPVSIKNEAPSRIEKVMENNTTVKMVPIKILHSESHSEKESRQYLLHNIEPISVPDQQEKDQIKTLGTKEQSYSLFCAYTRQKEEQMKEEQDRTCDVAQNELLWAEVKDGVSLSPANNAVKANDRAVDDLKTEELAREIVGKDRSLADILDPNIKMKTTMDLMEGIFPKDEQLLEEAQQRRKILPKQNSPKPVEEKKNEESAASLATSSSYYNTSAPKAELLIKMKDMQEQIVEEEEGSEDELDHDLSEKKQELIDSISRKLQVLREARESLQEDIQANIALGEEVEEIVKQVCKPNEFDKFRMFIGDLDKVVSLLLSLSGRLARVENALNNLDETASTEEKRTLTDKRKLLIRQHEDAKELKENLDRRERVVFDILASYLNEENLADYEHFVKMKSALIIEQRKLEDKIKLGEEQLKGLTDSLPLESRQLEHRITF
- the LOC117405284 gene encoding protein Shroom2-like isoform X3, which gives rise to MDIADHRRTDQRFTDKNQRLVRGIVDQQGVEIFSVMEPKAADTEGTSLVEVVLTGGAPWGFTLKGGLEHREPLLITKVEEGSKAAAAGKLQAGDEIVSINEFLTEYRQEAICLVKGSHKSLTLVVKRRNQPVSRPHSWHSTKFTESQSEAAPAVWPTRYDASLSSHDLSNSWDQTNLQRVSDQFSSLGSMDSLDHSSHSCQHGQLSPTNNSIDNLGGGSGGGSSSKRDSAYSSFSTTSSTPDYTLSKSNAASTENMLFKVGQCDSGRYGNRRHSQSLNENSRLDDRQGYLQLPARNGGRESPRTEEQPGSRHSSSGKFSFGPVWHVPEKKKRAPSPPPPPPPVRSDSFAATKVHEKGLLPPYSERSAPQNVQKPQPRVADGPPIEAADYQQKLIRVSERGPDARRSYNPPPKNDSPSSYLSMDSYNNNQLNANRLQSLSSTDVQIGQPPNAYVAHHQRQYSDESTLYTHTRSTAVPKQQSVSSYYSSMQELPTDNLNQYSNQAQVRTSSASLASPPTEQNMESVGHSRYYCVTARQPAQSVSQASLVKVENWKGSTGTESAQGLSERNSAAPTKVQKPKYPLPHPGGATSQENNGYYRLEDSHDRSPASVEEMPLVKPNVDERGSQKSNNGYRLESHYIGFTQEPQWPEDEGKICPQKTPMLHSLAQESKHLASKQMEPPNSRRQDALDPLATKQQRRSDRYATTLRNEIQTRRAKLQKSKSDATLTGPNEVEEEAESWKEESAEKSTSSSDGSFNNTYKDHLKEAQARVLGATSFRRRDLEPVLPEHPASPSDTLPCYPTATSSHPHKDVNPQLGFPEAPQIPAASGGASHKSRIGGRKRFTAEQKVRSYSEPDKMHEVGVGKTHHHSNIQNDKFTTFADRRKFFESTSKPAFLKPANRPNQQGSFDEQSEVRSSRKLHPNETEESWYERRARAASFGYESSLGALHEDKDSFRDINKKYSDRYMMLEQQRLGTFAEYEATWNEQRKPSEAKTSGMYHSADNILDSGVEEHSRPQYVHERSRSSPSADFYGKNVVVQAKKKAENFQTDQKLPGAKSTDCNISIARLSDGGHKECKSDEKLPVNDQRTEDKRRSTSRQTQPEQLLRPSAENRERAVTLPSDYGYIIQEGETEFKNRDFNKAVPTYLESHTLNNNHIRSQSTGLESQSTNITAAPYNKKKGPVPQRPPLPKLDKYKRQDIPSSLIDSSESLLSSQRAVGLCSPSIEGPLSTIPAPALNTTSTAAEPAPAASQSGDNQHGKVLANEHRTVEKPNVVQHTTTSSKYPCLLKPSVDVPRSPSPQFAPQRLTDKPPVSIKNEAPSRIEKVMENNTTVKMVPIKILHSESHSEKESRQYLLHNIEPISVPDQQEKDQIKTLGTKEQSYSLFCAYTRQKEEQMKEEQDRTCDVAQNELLWAEVKDGVSLSPANNAVKANDRAVDDLKTEELAREIVGKDRSLADILDPNIKMKTTMDLMEGIFPKDEQLLEEAQQRRKILPKQNSPKPVEEKKNEESAASLATSSSYYNTSAPKAELLIKMKDMQEQIVEEEEGSEDELDHDLSEKKQELIDSISRKLQVLREARESLQEDIQANIALGEEVEEIVKQVCKPNEFDKFRMFIGDLDKVVSLLLSLSGRLARVENALNNLDETASTEEKRTLTDKRKLLIRQHEDAKELKENLDRRERVVFDILASYLNEENLADYEHFVKMKSALIIEQRKLEDKIKLGEEQLKGLTDSLPLESRQLEHRITF